CTTTGCAAGCGGCATCAATTATTTTGACGCTGCCTACACCTATCACAAAGGCGATTCTGAGCGTTTTCTGGGGGAAGCCCTGTCCCGCTATCCCAGAGACAGCTACTATCTTGCCAGTAAGTTCTATGTGATCGCCAACCCCAATATTGAAGAAGTATTCGAAGAACAGCTGCGCCGCTGCCGGACAGACTATTTTGATTTCTATCTGATCCACAGTGTGCAGGAACATTTCATGGAACAGTATGTGGATCCCAAGAAGGATTATATCGGATATCTTCTGAAGCAGAAAGCGGCAGGACGTATCCGGTATCTGGGATTTTCCTCCCACATGAAACCGGAAGGTCTGAGGCGCTTCCTGGACTGGTATCCGGATTTTGACATGGCTCTGATCCAGCTCAACTATCTGGACTGGACCCTGTTAGACGGAAAAGGCCAATATGATCTCCTGACGGAACGCGGGATTCCCGTCTGGGTGATGGAACCCCTGAAAGGCGGACGACTGGTACATCTAAATAACCAGGCAGAAGAAATTCTGCAGCGCGCGGCGCCGGGCCAGACTATTCCTTCCTGGTCCTTCCGGTATCTGCTGGGCCTTCCCAATGTTCAGTGCGTCTTAAGCGGCATGACCTCCCCAGAGGAGATCCGGCAAAACGCCTCCGTCTTTGAACCAGGCAACCAGCTGACGGAAGCAGAACATGCTGCTCTGCAGGAAGCTATCCTGGCATTCCGGGATTCATTCGG
This window of the Massilistercora timonensis genome carries:
- a CDS encoding aldo/keto reductase; the protein is MYYKDFKGNKISSLGLGSLRLPAVSGDPNKIDREAANKVIHQAFASGINYFDAAYTYHKGDSERFLGEALSRYPRDSYYLASKFYVIANPNIEEVFEEQLRRCRTDYFDFYLIHSVQEHFMEQYVDPKKDYIGYLLKQKAAGRIRYLGFSSHMKPEGLRRFLDWYPDFDMALIQLNYLDWTLLDGKGQYDLLTERGIPVWVMEPLKGGRLVHLNNQAEEILQRAAPGQTIPSWSFRYLLGLPNVQCVLSGMTSPEEIRQNASVFEPGNQLTEAEHAALQEAILAFRDSFGVPCSSCRYCCPACPAGLDIPLLIQAYNEHTVGGELWKLSALSQTKGPENCLQCGACVRRCPQRIDIPGVMKAFAALPRS